TCATCAATAAAGGTTATCGATTTATCTTCATTGTTACTTATGTTAATAAACATATCCACTAAATTATTCACTTTTTTCCCCCTCATATAATTATTGATTTTGTGTATTTTTGTAAATAGTATCATTAATTACTTCCACAACTTCTTTCATTCTCTCATTAATAAAAAAATGTCCTCCACTAAAATTACAAAAAGTACATTCTTCTTGTACAAGATCATTCCATTTATCAAGCTCACTGAATTTTATATCTACATCATCTAACCCGTTCAACACAGTTACTTGACAACTTATTTTCATTTTTTTAGGTATATATTTATAACTATCTATAACCCTGTAATCTGCTCTTAATATTGGCATAAAATATCTATATATGATTTCATTATCAAATACTATGTCTGGTATGGCATTATATTTTAATATTTCTTTTTTAAAATCTATATCTGACATTTTATAAAATTCAGTATTTTTATTAATATTGGGTGCGTTTCTTCCAGAGAAAAATATATGTAATGGAGTACTTCTATTCTGATTTTTAATTTTATGATATAATTCGAAAACAATTAAGCTTCCCATACTGTGCCCAAATAGCACATATGGGCCCCCATTGATCTGATAGTATATTTGGGAATATACATCCTCAACAACCTGCTTTAAATCACTAAACGGAGGTTCACTACTCCTTATTCCTCTACCAGCTAATTCTATGGGGCAAAGTTCAATGGAACTATTCAAATACTTTTTCCATCTTGTATAAATTATTGCTGAACCACCTGCATACGGAATACAAAAAAGTCTTGTTTTTCTCATTATCATCCCCCACTAATGTATAATTGTATATTTTATTAAGGTTATGAATCACAATAAATGTCTATAAAAATTTTTATAAATAACCTTAAGAGTTCCTTAAGAGTTTTTTGGGAATTAGCTATGTGTCATTCTAGATTATATAGTTTAGATTGTTGAATAACCATTTTCCCTAAGCATATAAATACTGATTCTAATCCCAAAAAGATATTTTGTAGCCCTTTTTATACTTTAAATTTAATTATTGAACAACCCATAGTTATAAAAACTATAATAAAAATTTTATTAGTAAAACTTTAGAAATCCAAAAGTAATAGATCTCTAAATATGGAATTGATTATAAATAATTCTTATAAAATTTTTCAAATTACTAAACCATAAAAAATTATGTTTATTATTTACACTCTTCACTTTTGTTGATATAATAAATACTAGTAAAAGTAACATCAAGTTATTTTTATTGCCCCATAAATCATGTGCTTCCACCAAGAACTTATATGATTTATGGGTTTTACTTTATCATTAATATTGACAAAATTTTAACATATAGATTTCCTAAAAATTATCTCTTTATTTAAAAACAAACATTACCTTCCGAGTTTAAGATCCTAGACTAAAGTTTAGGCTAATTGCACCAATCCCTGTATTATTTCTTCATTGTTAGTTTTTAAACAAACTAAATCCTAAGTTAACCTTAAAGGTTTCGGCTGAAAACCAAGGGATTTGACCTCATCATATATACATTAAAATCTGACATTTGCCTATAATATCTCACTACTTCACTTATAGATATAACTTCAATTGCTTGCAATATTAATTTTAACTCTCGCAACAAACAATGTCAATACTTTACACCTTTGTTTTTTTTTGAAAATATTGTCGAATTTTATCCAAACAGATTTTTAACTATAAATTATAATAACGAAAAAATAGATTTTTATTATAATGTACTTCTAAAAAATGTAACTTGATAAATTAATACAACATTATTTACTATAACTTATTTAAATGTATAAGAAAAGTACGATTATTGTGGTTATTAACTTTTATAGTCTTGTATACATAATCTTGCAATGATAAAATAACTTAATAAATATTTTTCACAAGATACGGAAAACATAAAAAATAAACTCTATTTTAGGTATTTAACCCATTATTATTGATAAAAAAGTTACATAGAACTAACAGAAATAAGGAGCTATTTATGGTACATATTTATGGAATTCAAATTAAAACATTTTCAAACAAAAAATTACTATATTCACTTATGAAACTAGTTTCTAAAAATAAAAGAGAACGAATAAAAAAATTTATGTTTCAACAAGATTCCCTAAGATGTTTGTTTGGAGCTTTACTTTCTCGATATGCTATATGCAAAATAAGCAACTATAAAAATGATGAACTTAAATTTAATGTAAATTCTTATAATAAGCCCTTTCTAATTAAACCAAATAGCTTGTATTTTAATACATCTCATTCTGGCAGATGGGTTGTTTGTGCTGTAGCAAACAACCCTGTGGGTATAGATGTTGAATATATTAAATCTATAGATTTTGATATAGCCAAAACATTCTTTACAAAAGAAGAATATATCAATCTTATGAATCAAGATATAAAAAATCAGAAAAGATACTTTTATTTGATGTGGACATTAAAAGAAAGTTATGTTAAAGCCGATGGCAGAGGTCTATCATTACCTTTAAATTCTTTTTCCATCGACATAAAAAACGATGAAATTTCCATTATTACCAATAACAAATTGAACTTATGTTATTTCAAAAAATATTATATTGATAATCTTCATATTTCTTCAGTTTGTTCATTAAGTAACAATTTCTGTAGTGAAATAAATGAAGTAACTGTTTATGATTTATTAGAAACATTAAGCTAAAGTAATAACGTATTTTATAAGATATATGGACTATATGTAGAAACAAAGATAGTGTTCTTTACTCAATAAATTAGACAATCCAAACTTGTTGTTTCTAACTTTTTTGTAAATCAACTTGTTATTTGATTTTTTATGCTGCTGTCGGCTTGGTGCTACGTCAAGAAAAAGTACAAATTAAAATTAGAAAATGCCAAATCATTTCTGTATTTTAACTTGCAATAGACACATTAAGTTTCTTGGCTTTTTCATATACTTTTCAAATTCGCTTGATGATATATAATTGCAATGACTGTGGATTCTTGTAGTATGTAATGGTCAAGCACACTTATAGAATTCTGTACTATATCTGAATTATAGTCTTCAATGTAAATGGCACTTTCATCATCTTTTTTGCACAAATAGACTCTATTTTATCTATGGAAATATTAGTAGGGCATATATTTTTCAGTTCTTTAATGGAGCACTCCCCTTTGGATAGATCCATATGATCCTGCCAACTATATTAAGTTATAAAATCATGTTCTTCATTAGAAAAATAAATGTTGTATATATCTTTTAACTTTTAATTTAATTGAGAAAAAACTGTGCTGCTAACTAGCACCTTTGGTTTTTTCATAAGTGTATAAATATAATGATTTATATTTATACTTCATCTGTTAAACCCTGATATTTTTTATGATCATCAATTTTTTACCGTTATTATAAATTAATATCCTTGATGAATATATCTTACCGAATAATAGCAGGAATCTATCATAGCAACAAAACATTTGTTTGCTCTACAATCTTAAATTCTGGCAGTTTCATATAATGGCATTTTAGACAACAAGAATTCTTTTTCTTCACCAAACAGTTCCTCCACACTTTTATCGCAGTTATATATTTCTTTAGATTTATAACCTTTTATATTTCTTCTAGATGGGGTAATACCAGCAGCCTTGCCATTAACTATACTAGGAAATGAGATAGAACTCATAGTACACTATGAATCTTCTATCTCTATTTTTTATACTTTGTTTAACAAAAAACTATATGTATAAAAAATAGTAATAGTAGAACACTAGGTATAGAAGATTAGTTGTGAATGGGAGAGTGGATAGAAATGAGGGTCGAAGCTTTAATTACAGGAAAAGGAAAAGAAAGATATATGCTGGTTGATGATAAGGGGGAACCAGTAGAAGTAGTATTAAAGTACATAAGATATAAAGATAATGCAGGTGCAGCAAGAAATACTTTGAGAGCTTATTGCTATCACTTAAAACTCTTTTTTCAATTTTTAGACCAAGAGAGCTTAGATTATAGAGATATTGGTTTAGATGAAATGGCTTCATTTATGAGATGGCTTCAAAATCCTTATGGTAGTCTAAAAGTTTCTCCTATAGCTTTAGCAACATCAACGAGAACTGCGCAAACAATAAACATAGTCTTATCTACGGTTATTGGATTTTATGATTATATTATGAGACATGAAGATTATAGTGTTCAATTGTCAGTAAGATTGAAAAGGCAAATATCAGGCTCCCATCGTGGTTTTAAAAATTTTCTATACCATATCAATAAGGATAGAAGCTACGATAGAAAAATTCTAAAGCTTAAAGCGCCTAAATCAAAACCCAAAACAATATCAAAAGAAAAAGTAGGT
This window of the Clostridium kluyveri DSM 555 genome carries:
- a CDS encoding thioesterase II family protein, with translation MRKTRLFCIPYAGGSAIIYTRWKKYLNSSIELCPIELAGRGIRSSEPPFSDLKQVVEDVYSQIYYQINGGPYVLFGHSMGSLIVFELYHKIKNQNRSTPLHIFFSGRNAPNINKNTEFYKMSDIDFKKEILKYNAIPDIVFDNEIIYRYFMPILRADYRVIDSYKYIPKKMKISCQVTVLNGLDDVDIKFSELDKWNDLVQEECTFCNFSGGHFFINERMKEVVEVINDTIYKNTQNQ
- a CDS encoding 4'-phosphopantetheinyl transferase family protein is translated as MVHIYGIQIKTFSNKKLLYSLMKLVSKNKRERIKKFMFQQDSLRCLFGALLSRYAICKISNYKNDELKFNVNSYNKPFLIKPNSLYFNTSHSGRWVVCAVANNPVGIDVEYIKSIDFDIAKTFFTKEEYINLMNQDIKNQKRYFYLMWTLKESYVKADGRGLSLPLNSFSIDIKNDEISIITNNKLNLCYFKKYYIDNLHISSVCSLSNNFCSEINEVTVYDLLETLS